Proteins found in one Lycium ferocissimum isolate CSIRO_LF1 chromosome 6, AGI_CSIRO_Lferr_CH_V1, whole genome shotgun sequence genomic segment:
- the LOC132059606 gene encoding uncharacterized protein LOC132059606 isoform X3, translated as MMSNEEEKRCPLCAEEMDWTDQQFKPCKCGYQVCVWCWHHIMDIAEKDASEGRCPACRTKYEKDKVVAMQANFERAGNNNANRKSKPTKAKPKANEVRKDLTNIRVIQRKMAYVTGLPLSIADEDLLQRKEYFGQYGKISKVSLSRTAGGSIQLLTNDTFSVYITYSKEEEAIQCIQSVHGFVLEGMYLRASFGTAKYCHAWLRNTPCNNPSCLYLHILGTDEDSFGKDEAAAIHTRSRVQQIVGASSSAMNRSGNVLPPPVNDLSSISFTSTGNSTSQSAGATSDIVNHNSYMARVVPYSEKDEGVCDPNRRSAFVDVRPSNISDAEKDGNCNEDSRLFDLCSNLCSGTINKDNHAQEPYSDTLIFEVPTSNHLVSHLPRDPNSIEISDESFREDSISFDGQRSKDSSHSAKCTGGSGGHSLMHRRTCSLSNNAKEHRSLHNEAEEASPPRSCVNSTLIDGLHDLKFQSSVKSDTIYRGSNSFSNEEIVEHLRRTENDCLNNYDESSAFSPVNDSKISNILTWDFGSRDDSLTLRHSLTDLCNEPNGQQGSWKSLHSCQGLSFMKQDGSSSQRADLDSSCSNISLMSKQSSILQDFREKKEQHMLEFQYQISRSKVMAPPGFSISSRDLPPRFPLSDEIGGFSRTLSGSQLVNTSSSSLIHPPSLRSTSSAGDTDFVDPAILSCGKGKPTNGFCISGLEIGSQRRALEDDARLWLLVQQKYADQDGKFSRNLASQIPSAYQEQRFHGADEYAGVSNVYGLTPRPVDQCQSFDQSLYTHFPQQKFANGPISNGYQHDISGNFQCRNEVDGMAEFQRNERLGFNKYYTGYENQTFQGSRSGDVFPRVFGM; from the exons GTGTGTGTTTGGTGTTGGCATCACATAATGGACATAGCAGAGAAAGATGCGTCAGAGGGACGATGTCCTGCATGTCGAACTAAATATGAAAAGGATAAAGTTGTGGCAATGCAAGCAAATTTTGAAAG GGCAGGGAACAACAATGCGAATCGGAAAAGTAAACCAACAAAGGCAAAGCCAAAAGCTAATGAAGTGAGGAAGGATCTTACAAATATTCGGGTCATTCAACGTAAAATGGCATATGTGACTGGGCTGCCTCTTAGTATTGCGGATGAAGAT CTGTTACAGCGGAAGGAATATTTTGGGCAATATGGGAAAATTTCTAAAGTTTCTCTATCTAGGACTGCCGGTGGTTCAATCCAGCTACTTACCAATGATACTTTTAGTGT ATATATTACATATTCTAAAGAGGAAGAGGCCATACAGTGTATTCAATCTGTACATGGTTTTGTCCTGGAAGGGATGTACTTGAG AGCATCGTTTGGGACCGCAAAATATTGTCATGCTTGGTTGAGAAACACG CCTTGCAATAATCCTTCTTGTCTATATTTGCATATCCTTGGTACTGATGAAGATAGTTTTGGTAAAGATGAGGCAGCTGCAATTCATACAAG GAGTAGAGTTCAACAAATTGTTGGTGCCTCAAGTAGTGCGATGAATCGCTCAGGAAATGTCTTGCCACCTCCAGTTAATGACTTATCCAGTATTAGCTTTACTTCTACGGGGAATTCTACCTCTCAAAGTGCA GGTGCAACCAGTGATATAGTGAATCACAATAGCTATATGGCTCGTGTCGTCCCTTATAGTGAGAAGGACGAAGGTGTTTGTGACCCAAACAGAAGGTCGGCTTTTGTAGATGTTAGACCGTCTAATATTTCTGATGCAGAGAAAGATGGAAATTGCAATGAGGACAGTAGACTTTTCGATTTGTGTTCCAATCTATGTTCCGGAACAATTAACaaagataatcatgctcaagAGCCATATTCTGATACATTGATTTTTGAAGTTCCAACTTCTAATCACCTTGTCAGTCATCTGCCAAGGGATccaaattctatagaaatttcggatGAATCATTCAGGGAAGACTCTATATCTTTTGATGGTCAACGATCAAAGGATTCATCTCATTCTGCTAAATGTACAGGGGGTTCTGGTGGTCATTCGCTAATGCATAGGAGGACATGTAGTCTGAGTAATAATGCCAAGGAGCATAGATCTTTACATAATGAAGCGGAAGAAGCTTCTCCACCACGTTCATGTGTAAATTCGACACTAATTGATGGattacatgatttgaaatttcaaaGTTCTGTCAAATCTGATACAATATATAGAGGTTCTAACTCATTCTCCAATGAAGAAATAGTGGAGCACCTGCGAAGGACTGAAAATGATTGCTTGAATAATTATGATGAAAGTTCTGCATTCAGTCCTGTGAATGACAGtaaaatttcaaacattttAACTTGGGACTTTGGTTCACGTGACGATTCCTTGACCTTGCGTCACAGTTTAACTGACTTGTGTAATGAACCTAATGGGCAGCAAGGTTCCTGGAAATCCTTACACAGTTGTCAAGGGCTCTCATTTATGAAGCAAGACGGCTCTTCAAGTCAAAGGGCTGATTTGGATTCTTCTTGTAGTAATATCAGTCTGATGTCAAAGCAGTCATCCATCCTTCAAGACTTCAGAGAAAAGAAAGAGCAGCATATGCTTGAGTTTCAGTATCAGA TCTCAAGATCCAAAGTTATGGCACCACCTGGATTCTCAATATCCTCTAGGGACCTGCCTCCTCGTTTTCCCTTGTCGGATGAAATTGGTGGATTCTCCCGTACTCTCTCTG GAAGTCAATTAGTAAATACTTCTTCATCAAGTTTGATTCACCCCCCATCACTGAGGAGCACAAGCAGTGCAGGTGACACTGATTTTGTTGACCCTGCCATATTAAGCTGTGGTAAAGGCAAGCCAACAAATGGTTTCTGTATCTCAGGCCTCGAAATTGGGTCACAGAGGAGAGCTTTGGAAGATGACGCAAGACTCTGGCTTCTGGTGCAACAAAAATATGCTGATCAAGATGGAAAATTCTCTCGTAATCTTGCTTCACAAATTCCATCTGCATACCAGGAACAGAGGTTTCATGGTGCAGATGAGTATGCTGGCGTGAGCAATGTGTATGGCCTTACACCAAGGCCGGTGGATCAATGCCAAAGCTTTGATCAATCTTTGTACACACATTTCCCCCAGCAGAAGTTCGCGAATGGCCCCATTTCTAATGGCTATCAGCATGACATCTCGGGAAATTTCCAATGTAGAAATGAGGTGGACGGGATGGCAGAATTCCAGAGAAATGAGAGATTAGGTTTCAACAAGTACTATACTGGGTATGAAAATCAAACATTCCAGGGGTCCAGGTCAGGCGATGTATTTCCCAGGGTGTTTGGGATGTGA
- the LOC132059606 gene encoding uncharacterized protein LOC132059606 isoform X2 — MTMMSNEEEKRCPLCAEEMDWTDQQFKPCKCGYQVCVWCWHHIMDIAEKDASEGRCPACRTKYEKDKVVAMQANFERAGNNNANRKSKPTKAKPKANEVRKDLTNIRVIQRKMAYVTGLPLSIADEDLLQRKEYFGQYGKISKVSLSRTAGGSIQLLTNDTFSVYITYSKEEEAIQCIQSVHGFVLEGMYLRASFGTAKYCHAWLRNTPCNNPSCLYLHILGTDEDSFGKDEAAAIHTRSRVQQIVGASSSAMNRSGNVLPPPVNDLSSISFTSTGNSTSQSAGATSDIVNHNSYMARVVPYSEKDEGVCDPNRRSAFVDVRPSNISDAEKDGNCNEDSRLFDLCSNLCSGTINKDNHAQEPYSDTLIFEVPTSNHLVSHLPRDPNSIEISDESFREDSISFDGQRSKDSSHSAKCTGGSGGHSLMHRRTCSLSNNAKEHRSLHNEAEEASPPRSCVNSTLIDGLHDLKFQSSVKSDTIYRGSNSFSNEEIVEHLRRTENDCLNNYDESSAFSPVNDSKISNILTWDFGSRDDSLTLRHSLTDLCNEPNGQQGSWKSLHSCQGLSFMKQDGSSSQRADLDSSCSNISLMSKQSSILQDFREKKEQHMLEFQYQISRSKVMAPPGFSISSRDLPPRFPLSDEIGGFSRTLSGSQLVNTSSSSLIHPPSLRSTSSAGDTDFVDPAILSCGKGKPTNGFCISGLEIGSQRRALEDDARLWLLVQQKYADQDGKFSRNLASQIPSAYQEQRFHGADEYAGVSNVYGLTPRPVDQCQSFDQSLYTHFPQQKFANGPISNGYQHDISGNFQCRNEVDGMAEFQRNERLGFNKYYTGYENQTFQGSRSGDVFPRVFGM, encoded by the exons GTGTGTGTTTGGTGTTGGCATCACATAATGGACATAGCAGAGAAAGATGCGTCAGAGGGACGATGTCCTGCATGTCGAACTAAATATGAAAAGGATAAAGTTGTGGCAATGCAAGCAAATTTTGAAAG GGCAGGGAACAACAATGCGAATCGGAAAAGTAAACCAACAAAGGCAAAGCCAAAAGCTAATGAAGTGAGGAAGGATCTTACAAATATTCGGGTCATTCAACGTAAAATGGCATATGTGACTGGGCTGCCTCTTAGTATTGCGGATGAAGAT CTGTTACAGCGGAAGGAATATTTTGGGCAATATGGGAAAATTTCTAAAGTTTCTCTATCTAGGACTGCCGGTGGTTCAATCCAGCTACTTACCAATGATACTTTTAGTGT ATATATTACATATTCTAAAGAGGAAGAGGCCATACAGTGTATTCAATCTGTACATGGTTTTGTCCTGGAAGGGATGTACTTGAG AGCATCGTTTGGGACCGCAAAATATTGTCATGCTTGGTTGAGAAACACG CCTTGCAATAATCCTTCTTGTCTATATTTGCATATCCTTGGTACTGATGAAGATAGTTTTGGTAAAGATGAGGCAGCTGCAATTCATACAAG GAGTAGAGTTCAACAAATTGTTGGTGCCTCAAGTAGTGCGATGAATCGCTCAGGAAATGTCTTGCCACCTCCAGTTAATGACTTATCCAGTATTAGCTTTACTTCTACGGGGAATTCTACCTCTCAAAGTGCA GGTGCAACCAGTGATATAGTGAATCACAATAGCTATATGGCTCGTGTCGTCCCTTATAGTGAGAAGGACGAAGGTGTTTGTGACCCAAACAGAAGGTCGGCTTTTGTAGATGTTAGACCGTCTAATATTTCTGATGCAGAGAAAGATGGAAATTGCAATGAGGACAGTAGACTTTTCGATTTGTGTTCCAATCTATGTTCCGGAACAATTAACaaagataatcatgctcaagAGCCATATTCTGATACATTGATTTTTGAAGTTCCAACTTCTAATCACCTTGTCAGTCATCTGCCAAGGGATccaaattctatagaaatttcggatGAATCATTCAGGGAAGACTCTATATCTTTTGATGGTCAACGATCAAAGGATTCATCTCATTCTGCTAAATGTACAGGGGGTTCTGGTGGTCATTCGCTAATGCATAGGAGGACATGTAGTCTGAGTAATAATGCCAAGGAGCATAGATCTTTACATAATGAAGCGGAAGAAGCTTCTCCACCACGTTCATGTGTAAATTCGACACTAATTGATGGattacatgatttgaaatttcaaaGTTCTGTCAAATCTGATACAATATATAGAGGTTCTAACTCATTCTCCAATGAAGAAATAGTGGAGCACCTGCGAAGGACTGAAAATGATTGCTTGAATAATTATGATGAAAGTTCTGCATTCAGTCCTGTGAATGACAGtaaaatttcaaacattttAACTTGGGACTTTGGTTCACGTGACGATTCCTTGACCTTGCGTCACAGTTTAACTGACTTGTGTAATGAACCTAATGGGCAGCAAGGTTCCTGGAAATCCTTACACAGTTGTCAAGGGCTCTCATTTATGAAGCAAGACGGCTCTTCAAGTCAAAGGGCTGATTTGGATTCTTCTTGTAGTAATATCAGTCTGATGTCAAAGCAGTCATCCATCCTTCAAGACTTCAGAGAAAAGAAAGAGCAGCATATGCTTGAGTTTCAGTATCAGA TCTCAAGATCCAAAGTTATGGCACCACCTGGATTCTCAATATCCTCTAGGGACCTGCCTCCTCGTTTTCCCTTGTCGGATGAAATTGGTGGATTCTCCCGTACTCTCTCTG GAAGTCAATTAGTAAATACTTCTTCATCAAGTTTGATTCACCCCCCATCACTGAGGAGCACAAGCAGTGCAGGTGACACTGATTTTGTTGACCCTGCCATATTAAGCTGTGGTAAAGGCAAGCCAACAAATGGTTTCTGTATCTCAGGCCTCGAAATTGGGTCACAGAGGAGAGCTTTGGAAGATGACGCAAGACTCTGGCTTCTGGTGCAACAAAAATATGCTGATCAAGATGGAAAATTCTCTCGTAATCTTGCTTCACAAATTCCATCTGCATACCAGGAACAGAGGTTTCATGGTGCAGATGAGTATGCTGGCGTGAGCAATGTGTATGGCCTTACACCAAGGCCGGTGGATCAATGCCAAAGCTTTGATCAATCTTTGTACACACATTTCCCCCAGCAGAAGTTCGCGAATGGCCCCATTTCTAATGGCTATCAGCATGACATCTCGGGAAATTTCCAATGTAGAAATGAGGTGGACGGGATGGCAGAATTCCAGAGAAATGAGAGATTAGGTTTCAACAAGTACTATACTGGGTATGAAAATCAAACATTCCAGGGGTCCAGGTCAGGCGATGTATTTCCCAGGGTGTTTGGGATGTGA
- the LOC132059606 gene encoding uncharacterized protein LOC132059606 isoform X4 yields MTMMSNEEEKRCPLCAEEMDWTDQQFKPCKCGYQVCVWCWHHIMDIAEKDASEGRCPACRTKYEKDKVVAMQANFERAGNNNANRKSKPTKAKPKANEVRKDLTNIRVIQRKMAYVTGLPLSIADEDLLQRKEYFGQYGKISKVSLSRTAGGSIQLLTNDTFSVYITYSKEEEAIQCIQSVHGFVLEGMYLRASFGTAKYCHAWLRNTPCNNPSCLYLHILGTDEDSFGKDEAAAIHTRSRVQQIVGASSSAMNRSGNVLPPPVNDLSSISFTSTGNSTSQSAGATSDIVNHNSYMARVVPYSEKDEGVCDPNRRSAFVDVRPSNISDAEKDGNCNEDSRLFDLCSNLCSGTINKDNHAQEPYSDTLIFEVPTSNHLVSHLPRDPNSIEISDESFREDSISFDGQRSKDSSHSAKCTGGSGGHSLMHRRTCSLSNNAKEHRSLHNEAEEASPPRSCVNSTLIDGLHDLKFQSSVKSDTIYRGSNSFSNEEIVEHLRRTENDCLNNYDESSAFSPVNDSKISNILTWDFGSRDDSLTLRHSLTDLCNEPNGQQGSWKSLHSCQGLSFMKQDGSSSQRADLDSSCSNISLMSKQSSILQDFREKKEQHMLEFQYQISRSKVMAPPGFSISSRDLPPRFPLSDEIGGFSRTLSGLEIGSQRRALEDDARLWLLVQQKYADQDGKFSRNLASQIPSAYQEQRFHGADEYAGVSNVYGLTPRPVDQCQSFDQSLYTHFPQQKFANGPISNGYQHDISGNFQCRNEVDGMAEFQRNERLGFNKYYTGYENQTFQGSRSGDVFPRVFGM; encoded by the exons GTGTGTGTTTGGTGTTGGCATCACATAATGGACATAGCAGAGAAAGATGCGTCAGAGGGACGATGTCCTGCATGTCGAACTAAATATGAAAAGGATAAAGTTGTGGCAATGCAAGCAAATTTTGAAAG GGCAGGGAACAACAATGCGAATCGGAAAAGTAAACCAACAAAGGCAAAGCCAAAAGCTAATGAAGTGAGGAAGGATCTTACAAATATTCGGGTCATTCAACGTAAAATGGCATATGTGACTGGGCTGCCTCTTAGTATTGCGGATGAAGAT CTGTTACAGCGGAAGGAATATTTTGGGCAATATGGGAAAATTTCTAAAGTTTCTCTATCTAGGACTGCCGGTGGTTCAATCCAGCTACTTACCAATGATACTTTTAGTGT ATATATTACATATTCTAAAGAGGAAGAGGCCATACAGTGTATTCAATCTGTACATGGTTTTGTCCTGGAAGGGATGTACTTGAG AGCATCGTTTGGGACCGCAAAATATTGTCATGCTTGGTTGAGAAACACG CCTTGCAATAATCCTTCTTGTCTATATTTGCATATCCTTGGTACTGATGAAGATAGTTTTGGTAAAGATGAGGCAGCTGCAATTCATACAAG GAGTAGAGTTCAACAAATTGTTGGTGCCTCAAGTAGTGCGATGAATCGCTCAGGAAATGTCTTGCCACCTCCAGTTAATGACTTATCCAGTATTAGCTTTACTTCTACGGGGAATTCTACCTCTCAAAGTGCA GGTGCAACCAGTGATATAGTGAATCACAATAGCTATATGGCTCGTGTCGTCCCTTATAGTGAGAAGGACGAAGGTGTTTGTGACCCAAACAGAAGGTCGGCTTTTGTAGATGTTAGACCGTCTAATATTTCTGATGCAGAGAAAGATGGAAATTGCAATGAGGACAGTAGACTTTTCGATTTGTGTTCCAATCTATGTTCCGGAACAATTAACaaagataatcatgctcaagAGCCATATTCTGATACATTGATTTTTGAAGTTCCAACTTCTAATCACCTTGTCAGTCATCTGCCAAGGGATccaaattctatagaaatttcggatGAATCATTCAGGGAAGACTCTATATCTTTTGATGGTCAACGATCAAAGGATTCATCTCATTCTGCTAAATGTACAGGGGGTTCTGGTGGTCATTCGCTAATGCATAGGAGGACATGTAGTCTGAGTAATAATGCCAAGGAGCATAGATCTTTACATAATGAAGCGGAAGAAGCTTCTCCACCACGTTCATGTGTAAATTCGACACTAATTGATGGattacatgatttgaaatttcaaaGTTCTGTCAAATCTGATACAATATATAGAGGTTCTAACTCATTCTCCAATGAAGAAATAGTGGAGCACCTGCGAAGGACTGAAAATGATTGCTTGAATAATTATGATGAAAGTTCTGCATTCAGTCCTGTGAATGACAGtaaaatttcaaacattttAACTTGGGACTTTGGTTCACGTGACGATTCCTTGACCTTGCGTCACAGTTTAACTGACTTGTGTAATGAACCTAATGGGCAGCAAGGTTCCTGGAAATCCTTACACAGTTGTCAAGGGCTCTCATTTATGAAGCAAGACGGCTCTTCAAGTCAAAGGGCTGATTTGGATTCTTCTTGTAGTAATATCAGTCTGATGTCAAAGCAGTCATCCATCCTTCAAGACTTCAGAGAAAAGAAAGAGCAGCATATGCTTGAGTTTCAGTATCAGA TCTCAAGATCCAAAGTTATGGCACCACCTGGATTCTCAATATCCTCTAGGGACCTGCCTCCTCGTTTTCCCTTGTCGGATGAAATTGGTGGATTCTCCCGTACTCTCTCTG GCCTCGAAATTGGGTCACAGAGGAGAGCTTTGGAAGATGACGCAAGACTCTGGCTTCTGGTGCAACAAAAATATGCTGATCAAGATGGAAAATTCTCTCGTAATCTTGCTTCACAAATTCCATCTGCATACCAGGAACAGAGGTTTCATGGTGCAGATGAGTATGCTGGCGTGAGCAATGTGTATGGCCTTACACCAAGGCCGGTGGATCAATGCCAAAGCTTTGATCAATCTTTGTACACACATTTCCCCCAGCAGAAGTTCGCGAATGGCCCCATTTCTAATGGCTATCAGCATGACATCTCGGGAAATTTCCAATGTAGAAATGAGGTGGACGGGATGGCAGAATTCCAGAGAAATGAGAGATTAGGTTTCAACAAGTACTATACTGGGTATGAAAATCAAACATTCCAGGGGTCCAGGTCAGGCGATGTATTTCCCAGGGTGTTTGGGATGTGA